Proteins encoded by one window of Enterobacter pseudoroggenkampii:
- the clpA gene encoding ATP-dependent Clp protease ATP-binding subunit ClpA has product MLNQELELSLNMAFARAREHRHEFMTVEHLLLALLSNPSAREALEACSVDLVALRQELEAFIEQTTPVLPASEEERDTQPTLSFQRVLQRAVFHVQSSGRSEVTGANVLVAIFSEQESQAAYLLRKHEVSRLDVVNFISHGTRKDEPNQASDSSNQVNNNEEQAGGEDRMENFTTNLNQLARVGGIDPLIGRDKELERAIQVLCRRRKNNPLLVGESGVGKTAIAEGLAWRIVQGDVPEVIADCTIYSLDIGSLLAGTKYRGDFEKRFKALLKQLEQDTNSILFIDEIHTIIGAGAASGGQVDAANLIKPLLSSGKIRVIGSTTYQEFSNIFEKDRALARRFQKIDVTEPSVEETVQIINGLKPKYEAHHDVRYTAKAVRAAVELAVKYINDRHLPDKAIDVIDEAGARARLMPASKRKKTVNVADIESVVARIARIPEKSVSQSDRDTLRTLGNRLKMLVFGQDKAIEALTEAIKMARAGLGHDHKPVGSFLFAGPTGVGKTEVTVQLSKALGIELLRFDMSEYMERHTVSRLIGAPPGYVGFDQGGLLTDAVIKHPHAVLLLDEIEKAHPDVFNILLQVMDNGTLTDNNGRKADFRNVVLVMTTNAGVRETERKSIGLIHQDNSTDAMEEIKKIFTPEFRNRLDNIIWFDHLSTEVIHQVVDKFIVELQVQLDQKGVSLEVSQEARNWLAEKGYDRAMGARPMARVIQDNLKKPLANELLFGSLVDGGQVTVALDQAKNELTYDFQSAAKHKPEAAH; this is encoded by the coding sequence ATGCTCAATCAAGAACTGGAACTCAGTTTAAACATGGCTTTCGCCAGAGCGCGTGAGCACCGACATGAGTTTATGACCGTCGAGCATTTACTGCTCGCACTGCTTAGCAACCCATCTGCCCGCGAAGCGCTGGAAGCCTGCTCCGTGGATCTGGTGGCGCTACGTCAGGAACTCGAAGCCTTCATCGAACAAACCACACCGGTGCTGCCAGCCAGTGAAGAAGAGCGCGACACGCAGCCGACGCTCAGCTTCCAGCGCGTGCTGCAGCGCGCGGTATTCCACGTCCAGTCTTCCGGACGTAGCGAAGTGACTGGCGCAAACGTCTTAGTCGCCATCTTCAGCGAGCAGGAGTCACAGGCTGCCTACCTGCTGCGCAAACACGAAGTCAGCCGCCTCGACGTGGTTAACTTTATCTCTCACGGAACGCGCAAAGACGAGCCTAACCAGGCATCGGATTCCAGCAATCAGGTCAATAACAATGAAGAGCAAGCAGGCGGGGAGGATCGTATGGAAAACTTCACCACCAACCTTAACCAGCTTGCTCGCGTTGGCGGTATCGACCCGCTGATTGGTCGCGATAAAGAGCTGGAGCGCGCGATCCAGGTGCTGTGCCGTCGCCGCAAGAACAACCCGCTGCTGGTGGGGGAATCGGGCGTGGGTAAAACCGCGATTGCGGAAGGGCTTGCCTGGCGTATTGTGCAGGGCGACGTGCCGGAAGTGATTGCCGACTGCACCATCTACTCGCTGGATATCGGCTCGCTGCTGGCGGGCACCAAATACCGCGGTGATTTTGAAAAACGCTTCAAGGCGCTGTTAAAACAGCTGGAGCAGGACACCAACAGCATCCTGTTTATCGATGAGATCCACACCATCATCGGCGCGGGTGCGGCCTCCGGTGGCCAGGTGGATGCGGCTAACCTGATCAAACCGCTGCTCTCCAGCGGCAAGATCCGCGTGATTGGCTCCACGACCTACCAGGAGTTCAGCAACATCTTTGAGAAAGACCGTGCGCTGGCGCGCCGCTTCCAGAAAATCGACGTGACCGAACCGTCCGTCGAGGAAACGGTGCAGATCATCAACGGCCTGAAGCCGAAGTACGAAGCGCACCACGACGTGCGTTACACCGCGAAAGCGGTCCGTGCGGCGGTGGAGCTGGCGGTGAAATACATCAACGACCGTCATCTGCCGGATAAGGCGATTGATGTGATTGACGAGGCGGGGGCGCGTGCGCGTCTGATGCCGGCCAGCAAGCGTAAGAAAACCGTTAACGTGGCGGATATTGAGTCCGTGGTGGCCCGCATCGCGCGTATCCCTGAGAAGAGCGTGTCTCAGAGCGACCGCGACACGCTGCGCACCCTCGGCAATCGCCTGAAAATGCTGGTCTTTGGTCAGGATAAAGCCATCGAGGCCTTAACCGAAGCGATCAAGATGGCCCGTGCCGGACTGGGGCATGACCACAAGCCTGTCGGTTCCTTCCTGTTCGCTGGCCCGACTGGCGTGGGGAAAACCGAGGTGACGGTTCAGCTCTCCAAAGCGCTGGGCATTGAGCTGCTGCGCTTTGATATGTCCGAGTATATGGAGCGTCACACCGTCAGCCGTTTGATTGGTGCGCCTCCGGGCTACGTGGGCTTTGACCAGGGCGGTCTGCTCACCGACGCGGTGATCAAGCATCCGCACGCGGTCCTGCTGCTCGATGAAATCGAGAAAGCGCACCCGGACGTGTTCAACATCCTGCTGCAGGTGATGGACAACGGGACGCTGACCGACAACAACGGGCGCAAGGCGGACTTCCGCAACGTGGTGCTGGTGATGACCACCAACGCCGGGGTGCGTGAAACCGAGCGTAAATCCATCGGCCTGATCCACCAGGATAACAGCACCGATGCGATGGAGGAGATCAAGAAGATCTTCACGCCGGAGTTCCGTAACCGTCTGGACAACATTATCTGGTTCGATCACCTGTCTACCGAGGTGATCCATCAGGTGGTGGACAAGTTCATCGTCGAGCTGCAGGTTCAGCTGGATCAGAAAGGCGTGTCGCTGGAAGTGAGCCAGGAGGCCCGCAACTGGCTGGCCGAGAAAGGCTACGACCGTGCGATGGGTGCCCGTCCGATGGCGCGTGTGATTCAGGACAACCTGAAGAAACCGCTGGCGAACGAACTGCTGTTTGGCTCGCTGGTGGACGGCGGCCAGGTGACCGTGGCGCTGGACCAGGCGAAGAACGAACTGACGTACGATTTCCAGAGTGCGGCGAAGCACAAGCCGGAAGCGGCTCACTGA
- the cydC gene encoding heme ABC transporter ATP-binding protein/permease CydC, with translation MRALLPYLALYKRHKWMLTLGIVLAIVTLLASIGLLTLSGWFLSASAVAGFAGLYSFNYMLPAAGVRGTAITRTAGRYFERLVSHDATFRVLQHLRIYTFSKLLPLSPAGLARFRQGELLNRVVADVDTLDHLYLRVISPIVGAFVVIVVVTLGLSVLDVPVALTLGGIMLLTLIILPPLFYRAGKSTGENLTRLRGDYRQQLTSWLQGQAELTIFGASKRYRARMESTELNWHEAQRRQSELTAFSQALMMLIGGVAVIAMLWLASGDIGGNTQPGPLIALFVFCALAAFEALAPVTGAFQHLGQVIASALRITQIAEQEPEVTFSSGQTVVPEQVALTLEEVTFAYDKQAQNALDGINLSVNAGQRIAILGRTGCGKSTLLQLLTRAWDPQRGHIRFNNTLLTDFSEQALRKTVSVVPQRVHLFSATLRDNLLLAAPVASDDALRAVLEQVGLQKLLEDEGLNSWLGEGGRQLSGGELRRLAIARALLHDAPLMLLDEPTEGLDATTESQILDLLANVMTGKTVLMVTHRLRGLASFDRIIVMDNGHIIEQGSHTELLAKQGRYYQFKQRL, from the coding sequence ATGCGTGCTCTGCTGCCTTATCTTGCGCTCTATAAACGCCACAAATGGATGCTGACGCTGGGGATTGTGCTGGCCATTGTCACGCTGCTCGCCAGCATCGGACTGCTCACGCTTTCCGGCTGGTTCCTGTCGGCCTCGGCCGTCGCGGGGTTCGCCGGATTATACAGCTTCAACTACATGCTTCCGGCTGCCGGGGTTCGCGGTACCGCCATCACCCGTACTGCCGGACGCTATTTCGAACGGCTGGTCAGCCACGACGCCACTTTCCGCGTGCTGCAGCACCTGCGCATCTACACTTTCAGCAAGCTGCTGCCCCTCTCCCCTGCCGGGCTGGCGCGTTTTCGTCAGGGTGAGCTACTCAACCGTGTCGTTGCGGATGTCGACACGCTGGATCACCTGTACCTGCGCGTGATCTCCCCGATCGTGGGCGCATTTGTGGTGATTGTGGTTGTCACGCTGGGGCTGTCTGTTCTGGATGTTCCCGTGGCGCTGACGCTGGGCGGGATCATGCTGCTGACGCTCATCATTCTGCCACCGCTGTTTTACCGCGCCGGGAAATCCACCGGAGAAAACCTGACGCGTCTGCGCGGAGACTACCGCCAGCAGCTAACCTCCTGGCTTCAGGGGCAGGCAGAGCTGACCATTTTTGGTGCCAGCAAGCGCTACCGCGCGCGGATGGAAAGCACGGAGCTGAACTGGCATGAAGCCCAGCGCCGCCAGTCGGAGCTGACGGCCTTCTCTCAGGCGCTGATGATGTTAATCGGCGGCGTGGCGGTAATAGCCATGCTGTGGCTGGCCTCCGGCGATATCGGGGGAAATACACAGCCGGGTCCGCTTATTGCCCTTTTCGTCTTCTGCGCGCTGGCCGCGTTTGAAGCGCTGGCCCCGGTGACGGGCGCCTTCCAGCATCTGGGGCAGGTCATCGCCTCTGCTCTGCGCATCACCCAGATTGCCGAGCAGGAGCCTGAAGTCACGTTCAGTTCCGGGCAGACCGTGGTACCTGAGCAGGTTGCGCTAACGCTTGAAGAGGTCACTTTCGCCTACGACAAACAGGCGCAGAACGCGCTGGACGGTATCAATCTGTCAGTTAATGCAGGACAGCGGATTGCGATCCTCGGCCGTACCGGCTGCGGTAAATCGACGCTGCTGCAGCTGCTGACCCGCGCCTGGGATCCGCAGCGCGGTCATATTCGTTTTAATAATACGTTGCTGACTGATTTCAGCGAGCAGGCCCTGCGCAAGACCGTGAGCGTCGTTCCACAGCGCGTGCATCTGTTTAGCGCCACGCTGCGCGATAACCTGCTGCTGGCCGCGCCAGTGGCCTCTGATGATGCCCTTCGCGCCGTGCTGGAGCAGGTCGGACTGCAAAAGCTGCTTGAGGACGAGGGATTGAACAGCTGGCTGGGCGAAGGTGGCCGCCAGCTCTCCGGCGGAGAGCTGCGCCGCCTGGCGATTGCGCGCGCGCTGCTGCACGATGCGCCGCTGATGCTGCTTGACGAGCCCACCGAAGGGCTGGATGCCACGACCGAGAGCCAAATCCTTGATTTACTGGCGAATGTCATGACCGGCAAAACCGTGCTGATGGTCACGCACCGCCTGCGCGGACTGGCGAGCTTTGATCGGATAATTGTGATGGACAACGGGCACATTATTGAGCAAGGTAGTCACACAGAACTGTTGGCAAAACAGGGTCGCTACTACCAGTTTAAACAGCGTCTGTAG
- the aat gene encoding leucyl/phenylalanyl-tRNA--protein transferase yields the protein MRLVQLSRHNIAFPSPEGALREPNGLLALGGDLSPARLLMAYQRGIFPWFSPGDPILWWSPDPRAVLWPAQFHLSRSMKRFHAKSPYRVTLNHAFGQVIEGCAEDRYEGTWITRDIITAYHQLHELGYAHSIEVWEGGALVGGMYGVAQGTLFCGESMFSRAVNASKTALLVFCEAFAQRGGRLIDCQVLNEHTASLGAIEIPRRQYIEQLDTSRQEKLPRDFWIPRTLFMPNA from the coding sequence ATGCGCCTGGTCCAGCTTTCTCGTCATAACATCGCGTTCCCTTCTCCGGAAGGGGCGCTGCGTGAGCCCAACGGGCTGCTGGCCCTCGGTGGTGACCTCAGTCCCGCTCGACTATTAATGGCGTACCAGCGCGGTATATTCCCCTGGTTTTCCCCTGGCGATCCGATTTTATGGTGGTCTCCCGATCCGCGTGCCGTGCTGTGGCCAGCGCAGTTTCACCTGAGCCGCAGCATGAAGCGTTTCCATGCGAAATCACCTTACCGCGTCACCCTCAACCACGCCTTTGGTCAGGTCATTGAAGGCTGTGCTGAAGACCGTTATGAAGGGACATGGATAACCCGCGATATCATTACCGCCTACCACCAGCTCCATGAGCTTGGCTACGCCCACTCCATCGAGGTGTGGGAAGGCGGAGCACTCGTTGGCGGCATGTACGGCGTGGCGCAGGGGACGCTGTTTTGCGGTGAGTCGATGTTCTCTCGTGCGGTTAACGCCTCAAAAACTGCGCTGCTGGTCTTCTGCGAGGCGTTTGCCCAGCGCGGCGGACGCCTGATCGATTGTCAGGTGCTCAACGAGCACACGGCCTCCCTGGGTGCTATTGAAATCCCGCGACGCCAGTACATCGAACAGCTTGATACCAGCCGTCAGGAGAAGCTCCCGCGCGACTTCTGGATACCGAGAACGCTCTTTATGCCCAATGCCTAA
- the clpS gene encoding ATP-dependent Clp protease adapter ClpS: MGKTNDWLDFDQLAEDKVRDALKPPSMYKVMLMNDDYTPMEFVIDVLQKFFSYDVERATQLMLTVHYRGKAICGIFTAEVAETKVAMVNDYARENEHPLLCTLEKA; the protein is encoded by the coding sequence ATGGGTAAGACCAACGATTGGCTGGATTTTGACCAGCTGGCGGAAGATAAAGTGCGCGACGCGCTAAAACCGCCATCTATGTATAAAGTTATGTTAATGAACGATGATTACACGCCGATGGAATTTGTTATTGACGTGCTACAAAAGTTCTTTTCTTATGATGTAGAACGTGCAACGCAACTGATGCTTACCGTTCATTATCGTGGCAAAGCTATCTGCGGCATCTTCACAGCCGAAGTGGCGGAAACCAAAGTGGCGATGGTGAACGACTATGCGAGGGAGAACGAGCATCCGTTGCTGTGTACGCTGGAAAAGGCCTGA
- the infA gene encoding translation initiation factor IF-1, whose translation MAKEDNIEMQGTVLDTLPNTMFRVELENGHVVTAHISGKMRKNYIRILTGDKVTVELTPYDLSKGRIVFRSR comes from the coding sequence ATGGCCAAAGAAGACAATATTGAAATGCAGGGTACCGTACTTGATACGTTACCTAATACCATGTTTCGCGTAGAGCTGGAAAACGGTCACGTGGTAACTGCGCACATCTCCGGTAAAATGCGCAAAAACTACATCCGCATTTTGACGGGCGACAAAGTGACTGTTGAACTGACCCCGTACGACCTGAGCAAAGGCCGCATTGTCTTCCGTAGTCGCTAA
- the cspD gene encoding cold shock-like protein CspD — MEMGTVKWFNNAKGFGFICPEGGGEDIFAHYSTIQMDGYRTLKAGQSVRFDVHQGPKGNHASLIVPVEAETVA, encoded by the coding sequence ATGGAAATGGGTACTGTTAAGTGGTTCAACAACGCCAAAGGGTTTGGCTTCATCTGCCCCGAAGGCGGCGGCGAGGATATCTTCGCTCACTATTCCACCATTCAGATGGATGGTTACAGAACGCTCAAAGCCGGGCAGTCCGTCCGGTTCGATGTACACCAGGGACCAAAAGGCAATCATGCAAGCCTAATCGTACCCGTTGAAGCAGAGACGGTTGCATAG